The following proteins are co-located in the Bacteroidales bacterium genome:
- the thrH gene encoding bifunctional phosphoserine phosphatase/homoserine phosphotransferase ThrH: MYIICSDLEGVFVPEIWVNVSDKTGIEELKLTTRDISDYDILMRGRLEILKEHNLTLKDIQDVISRLKPLPGALEFVNWLRSKAQLIIVSDTFIEFADPLLEQLGRPTLLCHHLSTDSSGNIISYNLRQKDAKKKVAEALQGLKYKVIAIGDSYNDISMLRKADVGILFNPPQNVVDEHGDLIVIRSYEELKQTISLLIDAESQE, from the coding sequence ATGTATATAATTTGTTCTGATCTTGAAGGGGTATTCGTACCTGAAATCTGGGTAAATGTATCAGATAAAACTGGGATTGAGGAATTAAAGCTGACCACCCGTGATATCAGCGATTACGATATTCTGATGAGAGGACGCTTAGAAATACTCAAAGAACACAATCTTACCCTTAAGGATATTCAGGATGTAATTTCCAGGCTGAAACCACTTCCCGGAGCACTGGAATTTGTCAATTGGTTAAGATCAAAGGCGCAACTGATTATTGTTTCAGATACTTTTATTGAGTTTGCTGATCCGCTCCTGGAACAACTTGGCAGGCCAACACTTCTCTGCCACCATCTTTCCACCGACAGTTCGGGAAATATTATCAGCTATAACCTCAGACAGAAGGATGCTAAAAAGAAGGTAGCAGAAGCTCTTCAGGGACTGAAATACAAGGTTATTGCTATAGGTGATTCATATAACGACATTTCTATGTTAAGAAAAGCTGATGTCGGAATCCTATTTAATCCGCCACAAAATGTTGTTGATGAACATGGAGATCTCATTGTAATTCGTTCGTACGAAGAGCTTAAACAGACTATTTCACTGCTTATTGATGCAGAGAGCCAGGAGTAA
- the thrA gene encoding bifunctional aspartate kinase/homoserine dehydrogenase I, protein MKVLKFGGSSIGTPDRIKGVKRIIESNEAKCVVVVSAFQGVTDELKKICELASLRNDEYKTLFEKVRSRHSEAAKQLIKDRKLTDLKEKLKIVFDNLHETLKGIYLLRELSKHSLDQALSTGEIVSSLIISTYIDGSKYADSRSFIKTDSNFGFAGIDFKQTNSLINNHISKEDKITIVPGFVASNLSGETTTLGRGGSDYTAAIIAAAIDAEVLEIWTDVDGFMTADPKNVEKAYVIENLTYSEAIELSHFGAKVIYTPTLRPVYKNNIPVLVLNTFKPELKGTLISSKSADNKRSPIKGISSIDHIDLITLQGAGMVGVTGTSMRLFGALAGRNINIILITQASSEYSITFAVTPADSVIAAEAIHEEFKTEIDINNELKVLIEKNLSIIAIVGEQMKNTPGISATLFKALGRNGINVIATAQGSSELNISVVIKNESLRKALNVIHDGFFLSRFKEMHLFIAGTGLVGTSLLKQIQKQHAILLAEHSLKINLIGITNSRKMVIDRKGISLDDYKETLKSSAEKGDIKEFVHQMTKLNLRNSVFIDCTADEAVAARYPAILSKYVSIVTANKIACSADFTYYQCIKNLAGERGVKFMYETTVGAGLPIIKTINDLILSGDKILKIEAVLSGTMNFIFNELSPEVPLSSAIKKAREKGYSEPDPRVDLSGTDVVRKILILAREAGYAIEKEDVEVNKFLPEDCFEGDLNDFFEKVKGYDAEFEKKRKELVRQNKKWRFFATLDEGKARVELLTIGIDHPSFNLEGSNNIILLTTTRYHELPMVIKGYGAGADVTAAGVFADIMRVVNV, encoded by the coding sequence ATGAAAGTCCTGAAATTTGGAGGCTCATCAATAGGAACACCTGACCGGATAAAGGGAGTTAAAAGGATTATAGAATCAAACGAAGCCAAATGCGTTGTTGTTGTATCAGCATTTCAGGGTGTTACCGATGAGTTAAAAAAAATATGCGAACTGGCTTCATTAAGAAACGATGAATACAAGACGCTATTTGAAAAGGTTCGCTCAAGGCACTCTGAAGCAGCTAAACAGCTTATCAAAGACAGGAAGCTCACTGACCTGAAAGAAAAACTCAAAATTGTCTTCGACAACCTCCATGAAACACTGAAAGGTATTTATCTTCTAAGAGAATTGAGCAAACATTCTCTCGACCAGGCCCTTTCAACAGGAGAAATAGTCTCTTCCCTGATAATCAGTACATATATTGATGGAAGCAAGTATGCTGATTCACGTTCCTTTATCAAAACAGACAGTAATTTTGGATTTGCTGGGATCGACTTTAAACAGACAAACTCGCTTATTAATAATCATATAAGCAAAGAAGATAAGATTACTATTGTTCCGGGATTCGTTGCAAGCAATCTTTCTGGAGAGACAACAACTCTTGGAAGAGGAGGTTCTGACTATACAGCTGCAATAATTGCTGCTGCAATAGATGCTGAAGTACTTGAGATATGGACTGATGTAGACGGATTTATGACAGCAGATCCAAAAAATGTTGAAAAAGCATATGTAATTGAGAACCTTACATATTCCGAAGCAATCGAGCTTTCCCACTTCGGGGCAAAGGTTATCTATACTCCTACTCTTAGGCCTGTATATAAGAATAACATACCTGTACTGGTGCTTAATACCTTTAAACCTGAGTTAAAAGGAACTTTAATAAGTAGTAAATCTGCCGATAACAAAAGGAGTCCGATTAAAGGGATCTCATCTATAGATCATATCGATCTCATAACCCTTCAGGGAGCAGGCATGGTTGGTGTAACAGGCACATCCATGAGACTCTTTGGTGCCCTTGCCGGAAGAAATATCAACATAATTCTGATTACCCAGGCTTCTTCTGAATATTCAATAACATTTGCTGTTACTCCTGCAGACTCAGTGATTGCGGCTGAAGCGATACATGAGGAGTTCAAAACCGAAATTGATATTAATAATGAACTAAAAGTTTTAATTGAGAAGAATCTGTCGATAATAGCCATCGTCGGAGAGCAGATGAAGAATACTCCCGGGATATCTGCCACACTCTTTAAAGCATTGGGAAGAAATGGCATTAATGTTATCGCAACAGCACAGGGATCTTCGGAATTGAATATTTCTGTAGTAATTAAAAATGAGAGTCTAAGGAAAGCTCTTAATGTTATACACGACGGATTTTTCTTATCACGATTTAAAGAGATGCATCTCTTTATAGCTGGTACCGGACTTGTAGGGACAAGCCTTCTGAAGCAGATTCAAAAGCAGCATGCAATACTTCTTGCGGAACACTCTCTGAAGATCAACCTGATTGGCATAACCAACTCAAGAAAGATGGTAATCGACCGGAAAGGTATCTCACTTGATGACTATAAAGAGACTTTGAAATCTTCGGCAGAAAAGGGTGATATTAAAGAGTTTGTCCATCAGATGACAAAACTGAATCTCCGAAACTCGGTATTTATTGACTGTACCGCCGACGAAGCTGTAGCTGCCAGGTACCCCGCCATATTGTCAAAATATGTTTCAATTGTAACAGCCAATAAAATTGCATGCTCTGCTGACTTCACGTATTACCAATGCATTAAAAATCTTGCCGGCGAGAGAGGTGTCAAGTTTATGTATGAGACCACTGTTGGTGCCGGACTTCCGATCATAAAAACAATTAATGATCTCATTCTTAGCGGAGATAAAATCCTTAAAATTGAGGCCGTACTATCTGGTACAATGAATTTTATATTCAATGAACTGAGTCCGGAAGTGCCTTTAAGCTCTGCTATTAAAAAAGCCAGGGAGAAAGGGTATTCCGAACCTGATCCAAGAGTAGACCTTAGCGGAACTGATGTTGTGAGGAAGATTCTGATACTTGCACGCGAAGCAGGCTATGCAATTGAAAAAGAAGATGTTGAAGTCAATAAGTTTCTTCCTGAAGATTGCTTTGAGGGTGACCTGAATGATTTTTTTGAGAAGGTTAAGGGTTATGATGCTGAGTTCGAGAAAAAGAGAAAAGAGCTTGTCAGACAGAATAAAAAATGGAGATTTTTTGCTACGCTTGATGAAGGAAAAGCCAGAGTTGAACTTTTAACTATCGGTATAGACCATCCATCGTTCAACCTCGAAGGCAGCAATAATATAATTCTGCTTACAACAACAAGATATCATGAATTACCTATGGTTATTAAAGGTTATGGAGCAGGTGCTGATGTGACTGCGGCTGGAGTATTTGCGGATATTATGAGGGTTGTGAATGTTTAA
- a CDS encoding SpoIIE family protein phosphatase: MNRIVIVFILQSLFISLSGQVNKYGVPIIRNYSTQMTSGSEQNWCIEQDPFGNVYFGNQDRGVIKYDGTQWSQIMIGNNPRIFSLTSDSRGVVYVGAAFEFGYLQPDMKGRTEYISLAARVDSTPEIRYIYSTIISDNKVYFQGPKMIYIYDINNDSLVKISLKEYKLIDAIRLVKINDRLILADNLSGLFELKDNTISPLPGGYFFKKMACTVLLPFDKTKILIGTFYDGLFLYDYTTGEINNSFIDGKLNGKLKEVSIYAGSILANDLFAIGTTNQEGILIFNKTGALVQQIKKENSDLGDNTIIAMHCDPQRNSELWISTQGIISKAYLNIPLTHFGEKQGVSSGLNHVTEFNGSIYLATDAGILKSKLNSENEIVFGEVSGTNTQVFPLDYIRSASGDFLLAGSLNGILQISRNDFVTRVEQNCLNLPHKILKYNASRFLQSDSDPSVVYVGLMNGGIVVLKYSGSKWSYISSLKKISGVISGMIEKKEGGLWFFTDDPNSLFSATFLTNDTLLTEYGPDKGIPDSDISSINTIMGELYVTTSAGILRYDKNSDRFVSDNALTGGYSQGRNVSNLYIDSDQDLWYSGIDNGVTELLFRKNNNAVESYSGVLKLLPNITMLDIMDIDSKIYMLKSKSLFVADKSKLLEDTTRVKTSFVRITAGTDSVVMEGTFYKTDNKNRRIPVISGSVTEVPEFGYDMNELRFEWTTPNFTEELLIEYSYKLEGFDNDWSKWEGISYGNTMAAQYSKKEYTNLPFGKYSFKVRTKTLTGLTGSSELSYDFIILKPWYATLLAYVGFALIAFLLIVALIKAYTRKLKNENIRLEGIVAERTAVVVKQKEELESSIHYASRIQMALLPSEAILSENIKNYFVLFRPRDIVSGDFYWMTKRGERLYIVAADCTGHGVPGAFMSLLGMSFLDEIIDREITLSANTILRELRLHVTESLKQVGSDDEAKDGMDLALLVIDFNAKKVEYSGAYNPCFKVRRLTEEESNMRQTDTSDDADGSMSDGKYILETIRASKMPIGISSKMNEEFVFHEDPLEKGVSYYLFSDGYIDQFGGPNGRKFMKKNFKKFILGIQDYSMTEQRDLLEKNLLEWRGLSPQIDDILVMGIRID; this comes from the coding sequence ATGAATAGGATTGTAATAGTATTTATTCTTCAGAGTTTATTTATTAGTTTATCGGGACAGGTTAATAAATATGGGGTTCCTATTATAAGAAATTACAGTACCCAGATGACAAGTGGTTCAGAACAGAACTGGTGCATTGAACAGGATCCTTTTGGGAATGTATATTTCGGTAATCAGGATCGCGGAGTGATTAAGTACGATGGTACTCAATGGTCACAGATTATGATTGGTAATAATCCCAGGATATTCTCACTTACATCTGACTCCAGAGGTGTGGTATATGTAGGAGCTGCTTTTGAATTTGGCTATCTGCAGCCTGACATGAAAGGAAGAACTGAATATATCTCACTTGCAGCACGTGTGGATTCAACTCCTGAGATAAGATATATCTACTCAACTATTATATCTGATAACAAAGTCTATTTTCAGGGACCAAAGATGATTTATATCTATGATATTAATAATGATTCACTTGTTAAAATAAGTCTTAAGGAATATAAGCTTATTGATGCAATAAGGCTTGTTAAAATTAATGACAGACTGATTCTTGCTGACAACCTGTCGGGCCTCTTTGAACTGAAAGACAATACAATCTCTCCGTTGCCGGGAGGTTATTTCTTTAAAAAGATGGCTTGCACTGTATTGTTACCATTTGATAAAACCAAAATTCTAATTGGAACTTTCTATGACGGGCTTTTTCTATATGATTATACTACAGGTGAAATAAATAACAGTTTCATCGATGGTAAGCTTAACGGAAAACTTAAAGAAGTTAGTATTTATGCCGGTTCTATTCTGGCAAATGATTTATTTGCCATAGGAACAACAAATCAGGAGGGTATACTTATTTTTAACAAAACAGGAGCTCTTGTCCAGCAGATTAAAAAGGAGAATTCTGATCTTGGCGACAATACTATTATTGCAATGCATTGCGATCCTCAGAGGAATTCTGAATTATGGATCTCCACTCAGGGAATTATAAGTAAAGCATATTTGAATATTCCATTGACTCATTTCGGTGAGAAACAGGGAGTTAGTTCGGGGTTGAATCACGTAACAGAGTTTAACGGAAGTATTTACCTGGCTACAGATGCCGGAATTCTGAAAAGCAAGCTGAATAGTGAAAATGAAATTGTATTCGGAGAGGTATCGGGAACAAATACGCAGGTTTTTCCACTTGATTATATCAGATCTGCTTCCGGTGATTTTCTGCTTGCTGGTTCGTTGAATGGTATCCTTCAAATATCGAGAAATGATTTTGTCACCAGAGTTGAACAGAATTGTCTGAATCTTCCACATAAAATACTTAAATATAATGCGAGCAGATTTCTTCAATCCGATTCAGATCCTTCAGTTGTATATGTTGGTCTTATGAACGGAGGAATCGTTGTACTTAAGTATAGTGGTTCGAAATGGTCTTACATAAGCTCTCTGAAGAAAATTTCAGGTGTTATATCGGGCATGATAGAAAAAAAGGAGGGAGGACTCTGGTTTTTTACTGACGACCCGAATTCACTTTTTTCTGCTACTTTTCTGACAAATGATACCCTTCTGACTGAATATGGCCCTGATAAAGGAATCCCGGATTCAGATATCAGTTCAATTAATACCATTATGGGTGAACTGTATGTAACCACTTCAGCTGGAATACTGCGTTATGACAAAAATTCCGATAGGTTTGTCAGCGACAATGCTCTTACAGGGGGGTACTCACAAGGCAGGAATGTCTCAAATCTCTACATCGACTCTGATCAGGATCTATGGTATAGCGGAATTGATAATGGCGTAACCGAATTGCTCTTCAGAAAAAACAATAATGCTGTTGAAAGTTATTCCGGAGTCCTGAAGTTGCTTCCCAATATTACGATGCTTGATATAATGGATATCGATAGCAAAATATATATGCTTAAATCGAAATCCCTCTTCGTTGCAGACAAGTCAAAACTACTTGAAGATACCACCAGGGTAAAAACATCTTTTGTCAGAATAACCGCCGGAACTGATTCTGTGGTAATGGAAGGTACATTCTATAAGACAGATAATAAAAACAGGAGAATCCCGGTAATCTCAGGCTCTGTTACTGAAGTGCCTGAATTTGGGTATGATATGAATGAACTCAGGTTTGAATGGACAACTCCAAATTTCACTGAAGAGCTGCTGATAGAATATAGCTATAAGCTTGAAGGTTTTGATAATGATTGGTCAAAATGGGAGGGAATCTCTTACGGGAATACTATGGCCGCCCAGTATTCCAAAAAAGAGTATACTAATCTTCCTTTCGGTAAATATTCATTTAAAGTCAGGACAAAAACACTTACCGGCCTTACAGGCAGCAGTGAACTTAGCTATGATTTTATTATACTTAAACCCTGGTATGCCACTTTACTAGCCTATGTAGGCTTTGCGCTTATAGCATTTCTTCTTATCGTGGCATTAATTAAAGCATATACACGAAAGCTTAAAAATGAAAACATAAGACTTGAAGGTATAGTGGCTGAAAGGACTGCTGTAGTTGTTAAGCAGAAAGAAGAACTTGAATCAAGCATACATTATGCAAGCAGGATTCAGATGGCCTTGCTGCCATCGGAAGCAATACTTTCAGAGAATATTAAAAACTATTTTGTTCTGTTCAGACCAAGAGATATAGTGAGTGGCGATTTCTACTGGATGACTAAAAGGGGCGAACGTCTTTATATTGTTGCAGCTGACTGTACTGGCCATGGCGTACCCGGAGCATTTATGAGTTTGCTCGGAATGTCATTTCTTGATGAAATAATTGACAGGGAGATCACTTTAAGTGCTAATACCATTCTGAGGGAGTTACGGCTTCATGTTACTGAATCATTAAAACAGGTTGGAAGTGATGATGAAGCAAAGGACGGGATGGATCTGGCACTTCTTGTAATTGACTTTAATGCTAAAAAAGTAGAGTATTCAGGTGCCTATAATCCGTGTTTCAAAGTAAGAAGACTTACTGAAGAGGAGTCTAATATGAGGCAGACTGACACCTCAGATGATGCAGATGGCTCAATGTCAGATGGTAAGTATATACTTGAAACAATAAGAGCAAGCAAGATGCCAATAGGGATCTCATCAAAAATGAATGAAGAATTCGTCTTCCATGAAGATCCGCTGGAAAAGGGAGTATCATATTACTTGTTTTCAGATGGCTATATTGACCAGTTTGGCGGACCTAACGGAAGAAAATTCATGAAGAAGAACTTTAAGAAGTTTATTCTCGGAATTCAGGATTATTCCATGACAGAACAAAGAGATCTGCTTGAAAAGAATCTTCTTGAATGGAGGGGACTCTCACCACAGATTGATGATATCCTTGTAATGGGTATAAGAATAGACTGA
- a CDS encoding MBL fold metallo-hydrolase: MTISGFSQEPPAYDKLNTSAGIVEMHFIGHGSLMFKINGYIIYIDPVRSAGNYDFFPKADIILVTHEHGDHLDVNLIDTLRKPGTLVLLNGNSSSKIPWAMVMKSGDRQEFNNIVFEAVPAYNIVNERSPGQPFHPKGAGLGYILTIGGKRIYVAGDTENIPEMKALKNIEVAFLPMNLPYTMTPEMVADAARAFRPKILYPYHFGETKTDLLLSLLKDTGIEIRIRNLQ; this comes from the coding sequence ATGACCATTTCAGGGTTTTCTCAGGAGCCTCCTGCATATGATAAACTAAATACATCGGCAGGTATTGTTGAAATGCATTTTATCGGGCATGGATCTCTGATGTTTAAAATAAATGGTTATATCATTTACATCGACCCCGTGCGCAGCGCTGGAAATTATGATTTCTTCCCAAAAGCCGATATTATACTTGTAACACATGAGCATGGAGACCATCTTGATGTAAATCTTATCGATACCCTCAGGAAACCCGGAACTCTTGTTTTATTGAATGGCAACTCATCTTCTAAAATTCCATGGGCAATGGTTATGAAGAGCGGAGACAGACAGGAATTCAACAATATTGTCTTCGAAGCAGTACCTGCTTATAATATTGTTAATGAACGTTCACCCGGGCAGCCTTTCCATCCAAAAGGAGCAGGATTAGGCTATATCCTGACAATTGGCGGAAAAAGAATTTATGTTGCCGGCGACACTGAAAATATACCTGAAATGAAAGCCCTTAAGAACATTGAGGTAGCATTTCTTCCAATGAATCTGCCATATACAATGACACCTGAGATGGTTGCTGACGCAGCCCGTGCTTTCAGACCAAAAATTCTGTATCCATATCATTTTGGTGAGACAAAAACAGATTTGCTCCTGAGTTTGTTAAAAGATACAGGCATTGAAATAAGAATCAGGAACTTACAGTAA
- the thrC gene encoding threonine synthase, with protein sequence MNKTPIRYYSTNLKAPEVSFGEALLKGLAPDGGLYMPVSFPVIASEELASYSGREYYEIAFSFLSKFLGTEIPADELLKLCKDAYNFDIPLEKVTDRKYIMRLDQGPTASFKDFAARMMSRLMQYYLSINNKYLTILTATSGDTGSAVASAFYGLKNINVIILFPAEEITPMQRKQMTTLQKNIKVLSVDGKFDNCQDLVKKAFRDPSLSHLPLSSANSINIGRLLPQAVFYIYAWSRLNSGKSEKAVFSVPSGNFGNLMGGLIAFRTGLPIKKFIVTTNENNEVSEFIKTGIYNKISPSKNCISSAMNVGHPSNLARIIALYGGIMDENGNIIREPDIRKMREHLHGISFSDNDTREAIADIYRKYNIILEPHGALAWLGIKDYSESVKNNKSGQQLYISLETAHPAKFPEEIIPLINFNPPLPQSLAGLTDKEEKLFTIGNDYNLLKEFILKDN encoded by the coding sequence ATGAACAAAACTCCTATTAGATACTACTCAACAAATCTGAAGGCACCAGAGGTAAGCTTCGGTGAGGCTTTGCTGAAGGGGCTTGCTCCGGACGGAGGTTTGTATATGCCTGTATCATTTCCGGTAATAGCATCAGAAGAGCTGGCCTCGTACTCAGGCAGGGAATATTATGAAATTGCATTTTCATTTCTCTCCAAATTCCTTGGCACTGAAATACCGGCTGACGAATTATTAAAATTATGCAAAGATGCTTATAACTTCGACATTCCTCTTGAGAAAGTAACTGACCGCAAGTATATTATGAGACTCGATCAGGGACCCACTGCTTCTTTTAAGGACTTCGCAGCAAGAATGATGAGCCGGTTAATGCAATACTATCTGTCGATAAACAATAAGTATCTTACTATTTTAACTGCAACATCCGGAGACACAGGAAGCGCAGTTGCCAGCGCATTTTACGGTTTGAAAAATATAAATGTAATTATACTGTTTCCGGCTGAAGAAATAACACCGATGCAGAGGAAACAAATGACTACCCTTCAAAAGAATATCAAAGTTCTTTCTGTTGATGGCAAGTTTGATAATTGTCAGGATCTGGTAAAAAAAGCATTCCGTGATCCCTCACTCTCACATCTGCCTCTCTCCTCAGCAAATTCAATTAATATTGGCAGATTATTACCGCAGGCTGTGTTCTATATATATGCATGGTCGAGGCTTAACTCGGGAAAAAGCGAAAAGGCAGTTTTCAGCGTTCCGTCAGGTAATTTCGGAAACCTTATGGGCGGACTGATTGCATTCAGAACAGGGCTTCCGATAAAGAAGTTTATTGTCACAACCAATGAAAACAATGAGGTTTCGGAATTCATAAAAACAGGCATTTATAACAAGATCAGTCCTTCAAAGAACTGTATTTCAAGTGCAATGAATGTTGGGCATCCAAGTAACCTTGCCAGAATTATTGCCCTCTATGGTGGTATCATGGATGAAAATGGCAATATTATCAGAGAACCGGATATCAGGAAAATGAGGGAGCATCTTCATGGAATTAGTTTTTCTGATAATGATACCAGGGAAGCGATTGCTGATATATACCGAAAATACAATATTATCCTCGAGCCACATGGTGCACTTGCATGGCTGGGGATTAAAGATTACTCGGAATCAGTAAAAAACAATAAATCGGGGCAACAGCTTTATATTTCACTTGAAACTGCTCATCCTGCTAAATTCCCCGAAGAAATCATTCCTTTGATTAACTTCAATCCTCCTCTTCCACAGTCGCTTGCAGGGCTGACAGATAAAGAAGAGAAATTATTCACTATAGGTAATGATTATAATTTACTGAAAGAATTTATTCTCAAAGACAATTAA
- a CDS encoding NapC/NirT family cytochrome c has translation MKLPPSSKNWLTFIGAIIAGINLALIILLFIISSIFDKGSTNLGLFIYIILPGFLIMGLLLIPIGMIRERRRTSRKGFVSTGNLPRIDLNDPRHRNAFIIFTVTTIIVLFLSTMGSFEAYHITESVEFCGTLCHEVMEPEHVAYQNSPHANVLCVECHVGSGASWYVKSKLSGMHQIYAVLTNSFPRPIETPLHDLRPARETCEKCHWPQKFYARSLWTNKYFLTDSLNTEWDVILQMKTGPEYSGLGLKEGIHWHINPNVNIDYISDDDKREVISYVKYTNKANGEVTVYRNEEYPVTDSTINAATPRTMDCIDCHNRPSHNYNSPNVYFDKAMLTGAVSSSIPFFKKVVMGILSGTFNTKDSAMLMIEQGITDYYKTEYADYYESNKELIISSIKSVQEGYSKNTFPEMKVSYNFYPEHIGHLETNGCFRCHNNTFKSESGRVISKDCNLCHTIVGQGSPGKMEYSSIRENLEFKHPVDIGTSWQEANCSECHLYPY, from the coding sequence ATGAAACTACCTCCATCCTCCAAGAACTGGCTGACCTTTATAGGAGCAATAATTGCCGGAATAAACCTGGCACTTATTATCCTGTTATTCATTATTTCTTCAATTTTTGATAAGGGAAGCACTAATCTTGGGCTGTTCATATATATAATCCTCCCCGGATTTCTCATAATGGGACTGCTTTTGATACCAATCGGAATGATCCGCGAAAGGAGAAGAACCAGCAGGAAAGGATTTGTTTCAACAGGTAATCTTCCTAGAATAGATTTAAATGATCCCCGACACAGAAATGCTTTTATCATTTTCACGGTAACAACAATAATTGTGCTCTTTCTTTCAACAATGGGAAGCTTTGAAGCATATCACATTACTGAATCTGTAGAGTTTTGCGGAACACTATGCCATGAAGTAATGGAGCCGGAGCACGTTGCTTATCAGAACTCACCTCATGCCAACGTGCTCTGTGTTGAATGTCATGTTGGTTCAGGTGCTTCATGGTATGTAAAATCCAAACTTTCCGGAATGCATCAGATATATGCTGTACTGACCAATTCATTTCCCCGCCCTATAGAAACTCCCCTGCATGACCTGCGTCCTGCAAGAGAAACCTGCGAGAAATGTCACTGGCCTCAAAAATTTTATGCACGCTCCCTGTGGACCAACAAATATTTTCTGACTGATTCTCTTAATACAGAATGGGATGTGATACTTCAGATGAAAACAGGACCGGAATACAGCGGACTAGGGTTAAAAGAGGGTATTCACTGGCATATTAATCCAAACGTCAATATTGACTATATCTCCGATGATGATAAAAGAGAGGTTATCTCATATGTAAAATATACAAACAAAGCGAATGGTGAAGTAACGGTTTACAGAAATGAGGAATATCCTGTTACCGATAGTACTATAAATGCTGCAACACCAAGAACGATGGACTGTATCGATTGCCACAACCGGCCATCACATAATTATAATTCACCAAACGTATACTTTGATAAAGCCATGCTTACAGGTGCTGTATCCAGCAGCATCCCGTTCTTTAAGAAGGTAGTGATGGGGATTTTAAGCGGGACATTTAATACAAAAGACTCTGCAATGCTTATGATTGAACAGGGAATTACCGACTACTACAAAACTGAATATGCTGATTATTATGAAAGTAACAAAGAACTTATAATTAGTTCAATAAAATCTGTTCAGGAAGGATACTCAAAGAATACTTTTCCTGAAATGAAGGTATCTTATAACTTTTATCCTGAACATATCGGACACCTTGAAACCAATGGCTGCTTCAGATGTCATAATAATACTTTTAAATCTGAATCAGGCCGTGTTATTTCCAAAGACTGTAATCTGTGTCATACAATAGTTGGCCAGGGTAGTCCTGGAAAAATGGAATATTCAAGCATAAGGGAGAATCTTGAATTCAAACATCCGGTTGATATCGGAACATCATGGCAGGAAGCTAATTGCTCCGAATGCCATCTGTATCCATATTAA